One window from the genome of Salvia miltiorrhiza cultivar Shanhuang (shh) chromosome 7, IMPLAD_Smil_shh, whole genome shotgun sequence encodes:
- the LOC130995802 gene encoding serine/threonine-protein kinase VIK-like has translation MSGSSGSSGGVAPAEREKKKEKARVSRTSLILWHAHQNDLAAVRRLLEEDPSLVNARDYDNRTPLHVAAIHGWVDVAKCLLEYEADVNAQDRWRNTPLADAEGAKRSRIIVLLKSYGGLSYGQSGSHFEPRPVAPPLPNKCDWEIEPSELDFASSTLIGKGSFGEILKAGWRGTPVAVKRILPNLSDDKLVIQDFRHEVNLLVKLRHPNIVQFLGAVTERKPLMLVTEYLRGGDLHQHLKGKGSLSPSTAVNFALDIARGMAYLHSEPNVIIHRDLKPRNVLLVNSSADHLKVGDFGLSKLIKVQHSHDVYKLTGETGSYRYMAPEVFKHRKYDKKVDVYSFAMILYEMLEGEPPMSAYEPYEAARYVSEGHRPMFRAKGYTPELRELTEQCWAPDMNQRPPFLEILKRLEKIKEALPSDHHWHLFSS, from the exons ATGAGCGGGAGCAGCGGCAGCTCCGGCGGCGTAGCACCGGCGGagagggagaagaagaaggagaaggcgCGGGTGAGCAGGACGTCTCTGATTCTGTGGCACGCACATCAAAACGACCTCGCGGCCGTGAGAAGGCTTTTGGAGGAGGATCCCTCGCTGGTGAACGCCAGAGACTACGATAATCGGACTCCTCTCCACGTCGCGGCGATCCACGGCTGGGTCGACGTTGCCAAGTGTCTTCTCGAGTACGAAGCTGACGTTAACGCGCAGGATCGATGGAGGAACACG CCTTTAGCTGATGCTGAAGGAGCAAAAAGATCTCGGATCATTGTATTACTAAAGTCGTATGGAGGGCTGTCTTAT GGCCAGAGTGGAAGCCATTTTGAGCCAAGGCCTGTTGCACCCCCTCTACCTAATAAGTGCGACTGGGAAATCGAGCCTTCTGAGCTAGACTTCGCAAGCTCGACTCTGATAGGGAAG GGCTCTTTCGGGGAGATACTAAAAGCGGGTTGGCGAGGAACACCTGTCGCTGTCAAACGCATCCTGCCCAACCTTTCAGATGATAAATTGGTGAT CCAGGACTTCAGGCATGAGGTCAATTTGCTTGTGAAGCTTCGTCATCCAAATATTGTCCAGTTTTTAGGAGCTGTTACTGAAAGGAAGCCCTTAATGTTGGTTACAGAATACTTGAGAGGG GGTGATCTGCATCAGCATCTAAAGGGAAAAGGGTCCCTCAGTCCATCAACTGCGGTCAATTTTGCACTAGATATTGCCAg AGGCATGGCTTATCTCCACAGTGAGCCAAATGTTATAATACACAGAGATTTGAAGCCAAG GAACGTTCTTCTTGTCAACTCAAGTGCCGACCATCTAAAAGTAGGAGATTTTGGGTTAAGCAAGCTCATAAAGGTGCAACATTCTCACGATGTGTACAAATTGACTGGCGAGACTGGAAGCT ATCGTTATATGGCGCCCGAAGTTTTCAAGCACCGGAAGTATGATAAGAAAGTTGACGTGTACTCTTTCGCAATGATACTATATgag ATGCTTGAAGGTGAGCCACCAATGTCGGCTTATGAACCATATGAAGCTGCCAGATATGTGTCTGAAGGACACAGACCAATGTTTAGGGCAAAAGGCTACACACCTGAATTGAGAGA GCTAACGGAGCAGTGCTGGGCACCAGACATGAATCAGAGACCTCCCTTCTTGGAGATTTTGAAGAGACTTGAAAAGATTAAGGAAGCGCTGCCATCTGATCATCACTGGCACCTCTTTTCATCTTAG